Proteins from one Microtus pennsylvanicus isolate mMicPen1 chromosome 7, mMicPen1.hap1, whole genome shotgun sequence genomic window:
- the Atoh7 gene encoding transcription factor ATOH7, translating to MKSACKPHGSPAGARGAPPCAVAVERTGPGRLESAARRRLAANARERRRMQGLNTAFDRLRRVVPQWGQDKKLSKYETLQMALSYIVALTRILAEAERDWVGLRCEPRGREHPYLSFPGARLQEPEPYGQRLFGFQPEPFPMAS from the coding sequence ATGAAGTCGGCCTGCAAACCCCATGGCTCTCCGGCGGGAGCGCGTGGAGCGCCTCCGTGCGCAGTTGCGGTCGAGCGCACCGGGCCCGGGCGACTGGAGAGCGCGGCGCGCAGGCGCCTGGCGGCTAACGCCCGCGAGCGGCGCCGCATGCAAGGGCTGAACACGGCGTTCGACCGACTGCGCAGGGTGGTGCCGCAGTGGGGCCAGGACAAGAAGCTGTCCAAGTACGAGACGCTGCAGATGGCGCTCAGCTACATCGTGGCGCTCACGCGCATCCTGGCCGAGGCCGAACGGGACTGGGTGGGGCTGCGCTGCGAGCCGCGGGGTCGAGAACACCCCTACCTCTCCTTCCCTGGTGCCAGGCTGCAGGAGCCGGAGCCATATGGCCAGAGGCTCTTCGGCTTCCAGCCCGAGCCCTTCCCCATGGCCAGCTAA